The proteins below come from a single Ptychodera flava strain L36383 chromosome 6, AS_Pfla_20210202, whole genome shotgun sequence genomic window:
- the LOC139135321 gene encoding uncharacterized protein yields MSARGPGLTEGITSLPDFEGVIHEATSISPRDAPTKLDDEDVAGDEDSGVAMATSEFQDVCSSDSRGNSKQASDSAVDDGKSSTLAWYEIEEDENDIETEVDDFTPKKAARNGLTEEWIKFGHFQLKGKHHELTRTGGNEASDKEDDTVLYDWESFTEEDDEITLAYDWEAFENSSDQGFHQDKIFRYSFEDKKVVPNVPRQYVQPVVNQSYHARELNRHNGEQRTNGFSEAVPSGTNNSQHSTDQDHTLKRRELYRKISSDILDKLSRRTMNEHLEPTETHKSTVLCDQKHRLCTCSHNDRVADVRATTSAHSRKEDKNNNSKPRSKHWQSSRIITNGSLECRPGNIKRKSQEREYGKTETVRAAGGKLDTSRGHRRSASDHQILERRPHQTAQRKLRKGDDATMKSNKRRTTDTYFAESDFKLPAAPIDACLHSCSLSNIAGDRRPLFYDIEKALDSETTELPKCECTAIRKERTTVKFSHQFDDHLTGNTIGQYDSSDQVYDFTASLEAGYCEDNDAQETYLGSGRFLSALR; encoded by the coding sequence ATGTCAGCAAGGGGACCTGGTCTCACAGAAGGTATTACATCTCTACCAGACTTCGAGGGCGTGATTCATGAGGCGACATCGATCAGCCCGCGGGATGCTCCGACAAAATTGGACGACGAAGATGTTGCCGGGGACGAGGACAGCGGTGTTGCTATGGCTACTAGCGAATTCCAAGATGTGTGCTCATCGGACAGCCGTGGGAACTCGAAGCAAGCCTCGGATTCGGCTGTTGATGACGGAAAGAGTAGCACCCTCGCCTGGTATGAAATAGAGGAAGATGAAAACGATATTGAAACGGAAGTAGACGACTTTACACCAAAGAAAGCTGCCCGAAACGGGCTGACCGAAGAGTGGATAAAATTTGGGCATTTTCAATTGAAGGGTAAGCACCACGAACTCACCCGTACGGGTGGAAATGAGGCATCAGACAAAGAGGATGACACTGTCTTGTACGACTGGGAAAGTTTCACCGAGGAAGATGACGAAATAACATTAGCGTACGATTGGGAAGCGTTTGAGAACAGCAGTGACCAGGGTTTCCATCAAGACAAGATCTTCAGGTACAGCTTTGAGGACAAAAAAGTGGTACCTAACGTACCCCGTCAGTACGTTCAGCCAGTTGTCAATCAGTCTTACCATGCCAGAGAGCTTAATCGGCATAATGGTGAGCAAAGAACCAATGGATTTTCTGAAGCTGTGCCTTCTGGTACAAACAACTCACAGCACAGCACGGATCAAGATCATACACTGAAAAGGAGAGAATTGTATAGAAAGATATCAAGTGATATACTTGATAAACTTAGTCGCCGGACGATGAATGAACACTTGGAACCGACTGAAACCCACAAGTCCACGGTCCTGTGCGACCAAAAACACCGGCTTTGTACTTGCTCGCACAACGATAGAGTCGCCGATGTACGGGCTACCACCAGCGCGCATTCGCGGAAAGAAGACAAAAACAATAACAGCAAACCAAGAAGCAAACATTGGCAAAGCAGCAGAATAATTACGAATGGATCGCTTGAATGCCGCCCGGGTAACATCAAGCGGAAAAGCCAGGAACGTGAGTACGGGAAAACTGAGACTGTCAGGGCTGCTGGCGGCAAACTTGACACGTCTCGCGGTCATCGCCGATCGGCTTCTGATCACCAGATACTCGAACGCCGACCTCATCAGACAGCTCAGCGTAAGTTACGGAAAGGCGACGATGCCACCATGAAAAGCAACAAAAGGAGAACAACCGATACGTATTTCGCCGAGAGCGATTTTAAACTTCCCGCTGCCCCGATTGATGCATGTTTGCACTCGTGCAGCTTGTCTAACATCGCTGGCGACAGGCGCCCGTTATTTTACGATATCGAAAAAGCTCTGGACAGCGAAACGACAGAATTGCCCAAATGTGAATGTACAGCTATCAGAAAAGAGCGGACAACAGTGAAATTTAGTCATCAATTCGATGACCATCTAACCGGAAACACAATAGGTCAATACGACAGTTCAGACCAAGTTTACGATTTCACTGCTAGCCTGGAGGCAGGTTATTGTGAGGACAACGATGCACAAGAGACTTACTTGGGATCTGGCCGATTCCTCTCTGCCCTTCGATGA